From a region of the Lactuca sativa cultivar Salinas chromosome 4, Lsat_Salinas_v11, whole genome shotgun sequence genome:
- the LOC111907898 gene encoding FT-interacting protein 7 has translation MAKHNLNQNQNQNQNRSQNQNQSPNQTQNQNKNQNHNRNLNSNKNNEDFILKETTPSLGGRRVPGNERYVTTFDLVEQMHYLYVKVVKAKSLPPKQDNDNNFPDPYVEIKLGNFIACTTTHLENNPNPEWNQVFAFPKERIQSLTLELIVKDKSITDDDNSIGGISFDINELPTRVPPDSPLAAQWYMLHNGNGELMVAVWMGTQADESFPEAWHLDTLSVNSENVTNIRSKVYLSPRLWYLRVHIIEAQELPIKNKEQEIVVKGAIKNIVLRTKSLPRPSWNEDLMFVVAEPFDEQLVLSVEEKNGLKEEVIGRCSISLHNVEKRIDNLVVIDSKWYNLEKNTETLSSKIHIRVCLDGGYHVLDELTQYSSDLRSSSRLLSSPSIGILELGILNAQGLTPIKSKNGRVAMDAYCVAKYGHKWIRTRTVIDSLNPKWNEQYTWEVFDPCTVITIVVFCNCMDTSPGSKDSRIGKIRIRLSTLETDRVYTHSYPLIVLEPTGVKKTGEIQLAVRFTCFSILNMMQVYSQPLLPKMHYIHPLSILQQYSLRHQATQIVGMRLNRAEPPLRREVVEYMLDVSSNMWSLRKSKANYSRLISVLSGVISFYKWFDHIQNWKNPFLTVLVHFLFLVLVFYPQMIMSTMLFYLIMIGIWKYRSRSRYPPHMDVKLSYADKLNQDELEEEFDSFPTSSKTQDVLRGRYDRLRSVGSRVQTVVGDLATQGERVQNLVTWRDPRATAVFLVFCFVSAVVLCFIPVRMVVITTGFFVLRHPRFRVGLPSVAMNFFRRLPARNDGLL, from the coding sequence ATGGCAAAACACAACCTGAACCAGAATCAAAATCAGAACCAGAACCGGAGCCAGAATCAAAATCAGAGCCCGAATCAAACCCAGAATCAGAATAAGAATCAAAACCACAACAGGAACTTGAATTCAAACAAAAACAACGAGGATTTCATTTTGAAGGAGACGACACCGAGTTTAGGAGGAAGAAGGGTTCCCGGCAATGAAAGATATGTAACAACATTTGATCTTGTGGAGCAGATGCATTACCTATACGTAAAAGTCGTGAAGGCCAAAAGCTTACCACCAAAACAAGATAATGACAACAATTTCCCAGACCCTTACGTTGAAATTAAACTTGGTAATTTTATTGCATGCACTACAACACATTTAGAAAACAACCCAAATCCAGAATGGAACCAAGTGTTCGCATTCCCAAAAGAGAGAATCCAATCATTAACACTTGAACTCATCGTCAAAGACAAGTCCATTACAGATGATGATAATTCCATCGGTGGGATTTCTTTCGACATCAATGAGCTCCCCACTAGGGTTCCGCCGGATAGTCCGTTAGCGGCCCAATGGTACATGTTACATAATGGCAACGGAGAGTTAATGGTGGCTGTTTGGATGGGAACACAAGCCGATGAGTCGTTTCCGGAAGCTTGGCATTTGGATACCCTTTCAGTCAACAGTGAAAATGTTACAAATATTCGATCCAAAGTATATCTATCACCTAGACTCTGGTATCTTCGAGTTCATATTATCGAAGCTCAAGAATTGCCGATTAAAAATAAGGAGCAAGAGATTGTTGTGAAAGGTGCAATTAAGAACATTGTTTTAAGAACTAAATCTCTCCCAAGACCTTCGTGGAATGAGGATTTGATGTTCGTAGTAGCAGAACCATTTGATGAACAACTAGTTTTAAGCGTAGAAGAGAAGAACGGACTCAAAGAAGAAGTTATCGGAAGGTGTTCGATCTCGTTACATAATGTGGAGAAACGTATCGATAATCTAGTTGTTATCGATAGCAAATGGTATAATCTCGAGAAGAACACGGAGACATTGAGTAGCAAGATTCATATACGCGTCTGTTTAGATGGTGGGTATCATGTTCTTGATGAGTTAACTCAATACAGCAGCGACCTTCGATCAAGCTCCCGACTATTAAGCTCCCCAAGCATTGGAATTCTAGAACTGGGAATCCTGAATGCACAAGGATTAACACCAATTAAATCGAAAAACGGTCGTGTAGCCATGGATGCTTATTGTGTAGCAAAATACGGACATAAATGGATTCGAACAAGAACAGTAATCGATTCCCTCAATCCAAAATGGAATGAGCAGTACACCTGGGAAGTTTTCGATCCATGTACAGTGATCACGATTGTTGTTTTCTGTAATTGCATGGACACAAGTCCCGGGTCGAAAGATTCCCGAATCGGGAAAATCCGAATCCGGTTGTCTACCCTCGAAACGGATCGGGTTTACACTCATTCATATCCACTCATCGTTTTAGAGCCTACAGGTGTCAAAAAAACTGGTGAAATCCAACTTGCTGTGAGGTTTACATGCTTTTCGATTCTAAATATGATGCAGGTTTACTCACAGCCATTGTTACCAAAGATGCATTACATTCATCCGTTGAGTATTCTTCAGCAATATAGTTTGAGACACCAGGCGACTCAAATAGTCGGGATGAGGTTAAACAGGGCTGAGCCGCCGTTGAGGAGGGAGGTGGTGGAGTACATGCTTGATGTGAGTTCGAACATGTGGAGTCTGCGAAAGAGTAAAGCTAACTATTCCCGACTCATTTCAGTTCTTTCGGGTGTTATTTCCTTCTACAAATGGTTTGATCATATACAGAATTGGAAGAACCCATTTCTAACTGTTCTtgttcatttcctgttcttggtTCTTGTTTTCTACCCACAGATGATCATGAGCACGATGTTGTTTTACTTAATTATGATCGGGATTTGGAAGTATCGATCTAGATCGAGGTATCCTCCTCATATGGATGTGAAACTTTCATATGCTGATAAATTAAATCAAGATGAACTTGAGGAAGAGTTTGATAGTTTTCCGACGTCGTCGAAAACACAAGATGTGTTGCGTGGGAGATATGATCGGCTGAGAAGTGTGGGTTCTAGGGTTCAGACGGTGGTCGGTGACTTGGCAACTCAAGGAGAGAGGGTTCAAAATTTGGTGACGTGGCGGGACCCACGAGCCACCGCTGTGTTTCTGGTGTTCTGCTTTGTTTCGGCCGTTGTTCTTTGTTTTATTCCGGTGAGAATGGTGGTTATCACGACGGGGTTTTTCGTGTTGCGGCATCCCAGGTTTAGGGTTGGGCTTCCTTCGGTGGCGATGAATTTTTTTAGGAGATTGCCAGCAAGAAACGATGGATTATTGTGA